From the Argopecten irradians isolate NY chromosome 13, Ai_NY, whole genome shotgun sequence genome, one window contains:
- the LOC138305498 gene encoding potassium voltage-gated channel protein Shaw-like: MDNDQKMINNAMTDQVHFNIGGTKFSTTWSTLQKVPNSRLARLQDDAKDTQQEQREFFFDRNPTVFGCVLDFYRTGVLHLPETVCGRQIREELGFWEISVGLVSSCCWRVLYKDDSVDKTMAFLDAELPVYPNGMQPIYKGERMSSTIWSLLEHPSSSLVAKGYILFYFICVVVSLIPDIIDIGFLHILNLVNMVFLLDFLIRFVISPNKVRFICSIINILDAVALVSCVFILIVKIVELLIADLNMSTHALVMLQMLKYVRFYRVMKASRGLTLLLLAMFKSKRAIMLYLAIMLVNCTFFGILTMWFESAEEYNYFMDVPTSLYWALITMTTIGYGDICPVTVAGKMIAVLCGISGLVILALPISAIYRTFSTLYARNRDRERHAIDLQYQPTLVPVNHTL, encoded by the exons ATGGATAATGACCAAAAG ATGATAAACAACGCAATGACAGACCAGGTTCATTTCAACATTGGTGGGACTAAGTTTTCAACAACATGGTCAACTCTTCAAAAAGTCCCTAATTCTAGACTAGCTCGTCTGCAGGACGATGCCAAGGATACACAACAAGAACAAAGGGAGTTTTTCTTTGATAGAAATCCTACTGTATTTGGCTGCGTCCTCGACTTCTACCGCACTGGTGTTCTGCACTTACCGGAAACAGTTTGTGGACGTCAGATCCGGGAGGAACTAGGATTCTGGGAAATATCTGTTGGGCTCGTTTCCAGCTGTTGTTGGCGGGTTTTATACAAAGATGACAGCGTCGATAAGACAATGGCGTTTTTAGATGCTGAGCTTCCAGTTTACCCTAACGGTATGCAGCCGATTTACAAAGGTGAGAGAATGTCTTCAACCATCTGGAGCCTACTGGAGCACCCTTCATCCTCACTGGTGGCTAAG GGGTACATACTGTTCTACTTCATCTGTGTCGTGGTATCATTGATACCGGATATCATAGATATCGGATTCCTTCACATCCTCAACCTGGTCAACATGGTCTTCCTGCTGGACTTCCTTATCCGCTTCGTCATCTCCCCCAATAAAGTTCGCTTCATCTGCAGCATCATCAACATCCTTGATGCCGTAGCTCTGGTGTCATGCGTCTTTATCCTCATTGTCAAAATTGTGGAACTGTTGATTGCAGATCTTAATATGTCCACCCATGCACTCGTAATGCTTCAAATGTTAAAGTATGTCCGGTTCTACCGGGTGATGAAAGCTAGCCGCGGTCTCACTCTTCTCCTTCTGGCGATGTTCAAGAGTAAACGGGCGATAATGTTGTATTTGGCTATAATGCTGGTGAATTGTACCTTTTTCGGTATACTTACTATGTGGTTTGAGAGCGCTGAAGAATACAATTATTTCATGGATGTGCCAACGTCCCTCTACTGGGCCCTCATCACCATGACAACTATTGGTTATGGAGATATTTGCCCAGTAACTGTTGCTGGTAAAATGATTGCCGTACTTTGTGGAATAAGTGGGTTGGTCATACTAGCACTACCCATTTCAGCTATTTATAGAACATTTAGCACGCTCTACGCGCGGAACCGTGACCGAGAGCGACACGCGATTGACCTTCAGTATCAGCCAACTTTGGTTCCAGTTAACCATACACTGTAA